One region of Desulfovibrio sp. JC022 genomic DNA includes:
- a CDS encoding multidrug efflux SMR transporter, giving the protein MTAAYIYLVVAIVFEVIATSALKACEGFTKVGPSSIVVLGYMASFYFFSIVLKTMPVGVAYAIWCGLGIIMVTLVGVFLYGQTPDLPAVLGMVLIMSGVGVINYFSKTIVH; this is encoded by the coding sequence ATGACCGCTGCTTATATATATCTTGTTGTGGCAATTGTATTCGAGGTAATTGCTACCAGTGCTTTGAAGGCGTGTGAGGGCTTTACCAAGGTGGGCCCCAGCAGCATCGTGGTTCTCGGCTATATGGCTTCCTTCTACTTTTTTTCCATTGTCCTCAAGACTATGCCCGTAGGGGTGGCTTATGCCATCTGGTGCGGACTGGGAATCATAATGGTCACACTTGTGGGTGTTTTTCTCTATGGTCAGACTCCGGATTTACCGGCAGTTCTGGGCATGGTGCTTATTATGTCCGGAGTTGGCGTGATTAACTATTTTTCAAAAACCATTGTGCATTAA
- a CDS encoding DUF47 domain-containing protein, producing MHFRLPFLGLIVNKNPMDGLVKHYDKIAECIHIINDSVECYVAGNETCREFTELIEQIDTVEAQADKIKRSIRNHLPHSMFMSVDKVLFFNYTRSQDNVLDYAQEALHWLAIRKVAIPAEYQKDLILLLSEVNDTTTSLGPALKATIALNDGKSIDREGTKNKFRKVRKHYARSMELRKELSKRIYNSDMDFKDIYQLTHFVDCLNEMAHQAETCADMLRAMISR from the coding sequence ATGCACTTTCGTCTTCCTTTCTTAGGCCTTATTGTAAACAAGAACCCCATGGACGGGCTGGTCAAACACTACGATAAAATCGCCGAGTGTATTCACATCATCAACGATTCCGTTGAATGCTATGTTGCCGGAAACGAGACCTGCCGCGAATTCACCGAACTGATCGAACAGATCGATACCGTTGAAGCACAGGCTGATAAAATCAAGCGCTCCATCCGCAACCACCTGCCGCATTCCATGTTCATGTCCGTGGATAAGGTTCTTTTCTTCAACTACACCCGCAGTCAGGACAACGTGCTGGACTACGCACAGGAAGCACTGCACTGGCTGGCTATCCGCAAAGTAGCCATCCCCGCAGAGTACCAGAAAGACCTTATCCTGCTGCTCTCCGAAGTAAACGACACAACAACCAGCCTCGGCCCCGCGCTCAAGGCCACCATTGCCCTGAACGACGGAAAATCCATTGACCGTGAAGGCACCAAGAACAAATTCCGCAAAGTGCGTAAGCACTACGCACGTTCCATGGAACTGCGCAAGGAACTCTCCAAACGTATCTACAATTCCGATATGGATTTCAAAGATATCTACCAGCTCACCCATTTCGTAGATTGCCTCAACGAAATGGCGCATCAGGCTGAAACCTGCGCCGACATGCTGCGGGCTATGATTTCCAGATAA
- a CDS encoding cytochrome ubiquinol oxidase subunit I → MDVLMLSRLQFAMATMFHFIFVPLTLGLSVMVAIMETMYVRTKKDIYLRMTKFWGKLFVINFVLGIVTGITLEFQFGTNWSRYSEYVGDIFGSLLAIEATVAFFMESTFLAAWIFGWKKLSPKMHAACIWIVAIASNISAIWIILANGWMQNPVGYVIRNGRAELDNFTEVITNPFAWGQFLHNGFAAFMVASFFVMGISAYHLLRKNEVEFFSKSFKMGLIVAFIFSILVAAQGHHHAQTVAKMQPEKLAAMEALWDTHEDGAPMYLLAMPDEKNEKNSIEFLGLPGALSFLAFNDFDAPVKGLKEWPKEDRPPVTITFLAFRIMVGLGTLFPLLCIWGWMKRKDLLENKLYLRLMLYAIPLPYIAIWAGWAVAEVGRQPWIVYGIMKTSDAVSPIATSQVAFSFIALTSLYTLLGACEIYLLARFARRGPEPTKP, encoded by the coding sequence ATGGATGTTCTGATGCTGTCAAGGCTGCAATTTGCCATGGCAACAATGTTCCACTTCATTTTCGTACCGCTCACACTGGGGCTTTCCGTCATGGTTGCCATTATGGAAACCATGTATGTGCGCACTAAAAAAGACATTTACCTGCGCATGACCAAATTCTGGGGAAAGCTGTTCGTCATTAACTTTGTTCTCGGAATCGTGACCGGAATCACACTTGAATTCCAGTTCGGTACCAACTGGTCCCGCTATTCCGAATACGTGGGTGATATTTTCGGTTCGCTGCTGGCGATTGAAGCCACAGTGGCCTTCTTTATGGAATCAACATTTCTCGCTGCCTGGATTTTCGGCTGGAAAAAACTTTCCCCCAAAATGCACGCAGCCTGTATCTGGATTGTTGCGATCGCTTCCAATATTTCCGCGATCTGGATTATCCTTGCCAACGGCTGGATGCAAAATCCTGTAGGCTACGTAATCAGAAACGGCCGCGCGGAACTGGACAACTTCACAGAAGTTATCACCAACCCCTTTGCATGGGGCCAGTTCCTGCACAACGGCTTTGCCGCTTTCATGGTTGCCAGCTTCTTTGTCATGGGTATCAGTGCCTATCACCTGCTGCGTAAAAACGAAGTTGAATTCTTCAGCAAGTCTTTCAAAATGGGCTTGATCGTAGCATTCATCTTTTCCATTCTTGTTGCTGCGCAGGGTCACCACCATGCCCAGACTGTAGCCAAGATGCAGCCTGAAAAGCTCGCTGCCATGGAAGCCCTCTGGGATACCCATGAAGACGGCGCTCCCATGTACCTGTTGGCAATGCCCGACGAAAAGAATGAGAAAAACTCCATTGAATTCCTCGGACTGCCCGGCGCACTCAGCTTCCTTGCTTTCAACGATTTTGATGCTCCGGTAAAGGGCCTCAAAGAATGGCCCAAGGAAGACCGTCCTCCTGTGACAATTACTTTCCTTGCCTTCCGCATCATGGTCGGACTGGGAACCCTCTTCCCGCTGCTGTGCATCTGGGGCTGGATGAAACGCAAAGACCTGCTTGAAAATAAGCTTTACCTGCGCCTCATGCTTTACGCAATTCCTCTGCCATACATCGCCATCTGGGCCGGCTGGGCAGTTGCAGAAGTAGGTCGCCAGCCATGGATCGTCTACGGCATAATGAAGACCAGCGATGCGGTTTCGCCCATTGCCACAAGTCAGGTAGCATTTTCTTTTATCGCCCTGACCTCTCTGTACACTCTTCTGGGAGCGTGTGAGATATATCTCCTGGCGAGATTTGCCCGCAGAGGCCCTGAACCCACCAAGCCTTAA
- a CDS encoding FprA family A-type flavoprotein, translated as MRPVEIKEGVHWIGVVDWNCRNFHGYARSANGTTYNAFYIEDEKKVLVDTVSKGSESQFLCSLAHLTKPEEIDYIVVNHLEPDHAGCLEKMVELCKPEKIFVSVMGGKNIATFFDSKDWPVHVVKPGEEVSIGKRTLRFYETRMLHWPDNMFTYCPEDKLLFTSDAFGQNIAASERWVDEMSKEMVADHMQQYYANIITPYSSKVIKTLETFAGLNLDVDMICPDHGLMFRGDDCAFALEKYMEFAKQEPKNKATLFYDTMWSSTERMISAVASGLVSEGISVKVMSVKANHHSDIMSEVFDSAAVVIGSPTHNNGILPGMADALTYVKGLRPQGKIGAAVGSFGWSGECVKILNEWLEKMGCDIIEPQIKAKNRPNHDTLKECFQLGVTIAAAIKAKTAK; from the coding sequence GTGAGACCTGTTGAAATTAAAGAAGGCGTACATTGGATCGGAGTAGTGGATTGGAACTGCCGTAACTTTCACGGCTATGCCCGTTCCGCTAACGGAACCACCTACAACGCTTTCTACATTGAAGATGAAAAGAAAGTGCTGGTAGATACTGTTTCCAAAGGATCTGAGAGTCAGTTTCTCTGCTCTCTTGCCCACCTGACCAAGCCTGAAGAAATTGATTACATCGTGGTCAACCATCTCGAACCAGACCACGCCGGTTGTCTCGAAAAAATGGTTGAACTTTGCAAACCCGAGAAAATCTTTGTTTCCGTCATGGGCGGCAAAAACATTGCCACTTTCTTTGACAGCAAGGACTGGCCCGTACACGTAGTAAAGCCCGGTGAAGAAGTTTCCATCGGTAAACGCACCCTGCGCTTTTACGAAACCCGCATGCTGCACTGGCCCGACAACATGTTCACCTATTGCCCCGAAGACAAACTGCTCTTCACCAGTGACGCATTCGGTCAGAACATTGCCGCCAGTGAACGCTGGGTTGATGAAATGAGCAAAGAAATGGTTGCTGATCACATGCAGCAGTACTACGCCAACATCATCACCCCTTACTCTTCCAAGGTTATCAAAACCCTCGAGACTTTTGCAGGCCTTAACCTTGATGTGGACATGATCTGCCCGGACCATGGCCTCATGTTCCGTGGTGATGACTGCGCATTCGCCCTTGAAAAATACATGGAATTCGCAAAACAGGAACCCAAGAACAAGGCAACCCTGTTTTACGATACCATGTGGAGCTCCACCGAACGCATGATCAGTGCAGTTGCTTCCGGCCTGGTGTCCGAAGGCATCTCTGTTAAAGTTATGTCCGTTAAGGCCAACCACCACAGTGACATCATGAGCGAAGTTTTCGACTCCGCCGCTGTTGTCATCGGCTCCCCGACCCACAATAACGGCATTCTGCCCGGTATGGCCGACGCCCTGACCTACGTTAAGGGTCTGCGCCCTCAAGGTAAAATTGGTGCCGCAGTAGGTTCTTTCGGCTGGTCCGGTGAGTGTGTAAAAATCCTCAATGAATGGCTTGAAAAAATGGGCTGCGATATCATCGAACCCCAGATCAAGGCCAAAAACCGTCCTAACCACGACACCCTCAAAGAGTGTTTCCAGCTCGGCGTTACCATTGCCGCTGCTATCAAGGCAAAGACCGCTAAATAA
- a CDS encoding rubredoxin: MAEPKDMYQCQVSNCGYIYNPDKGDRKSKTPKGTAFADLPEDWKCPVCGASKKAFKPLG; encoded by the coding sequence ATGGCTGAACCAAAAGACATGTACCAGTGCCAGGTAAGCAATTGCGGGTACATATACAATCCAGACAAGGGGGACCGCAAAAGCAAAACCCCCAAAGGAACCGCTTTTGCCGACCTGCCCGAAGACTGGAAATGCCCGGTCTGCGGCGCAAGTAAAAAAGCTTTCAAGCCTCTTGGCTAA
- a CDS encoding desulfoferrodoxin gives MAELYEVYKCEACGNITMVLHAGPGNLACCGSDMVLMAENTVDAAKEKHVPVIEKIDGGYKVKVGEVAHPMDEKHWIEWIELVSGNNRYFKQLNPGEAPEAEFCGCKFDDGPVTARAYCNLHGLWKA, from the coding sequence ATGGCTGAATTGTACGAAGTTTATAAATGTGAAGCTTGCGGTAATATCACTATGGTTCTCCATGCCGGTCCCGGCAACCTCGCTTGCTGCGGATCTGACATGGTCCTCATGGCAGAAAATACTGTTGATGCTGCTAAAGAAAAACATGTCCCTGTCATCGAAAAAATCGATGGCGGCTACAAAGTCAAAGTCGGCGAAGTAGCCCACCCCATGGATGAAAAACACTGGATCGAATGGATTGAGCTGGTTTCCGGCAACAATCGCTACTTCAAACAGCTCAATCCCGGTGAAGCACCTGAAGCTGAATTCTGCGGCTGTAAATTCGATGATGGCCCGGTTACTGCCCGCGCATACTGTAACCTGCACGGCCTTTGGAAAGCATAG
- a CDS encoding inorganic phosphate transporter, protein MDIYDLFFYMSLFAGFMMAFNLGANDVANSMASAVGAKAITIRQAVFIAGTLNFAGAVFLGSHVTATVSKGIINPAAIADPKIIMVGMFSALLAAGVWVLISTLTALPVSSTHSIVGAILGFGLVAGGPDVVNWLKMVGIVMSWIISPFFAATIAFAIFTHIRKTILFKKDFIHQAKKWAPIWMGLTVLLISLSFLYKTPVGKGLELPFFGSLALAFAIAGAVWFAGRLAVNKLVGDPEEGAEAVESTFRKLQVGTSCYVALSQGANDVANAIGPVAAIYLISKEHVLLAKADVPISLLVMGGLGIAIGISLLGHKVMSTVGEKITVLTNTRGFAVDFGAATTVLTASNMGLPVSSTHAAVGAVVGVGLARGFSAVNFKILGRIVLYWVLTVPIAAFTSITIFSLLKWAFI, encoded by the coding sequence ATGGATATTTACGATCTGTTTTTTTACATGTCCCTGTTTGCAGGGTTCATGATGGCCTTCAACCTTGGCGCAAACGACGTTGCCAACTCCATGGCCTCGGCTGTGGGCGCGAAAGCCATCACCATCCGGCAGGCAGTATTCATCGCAGGGACGCTTAACTTCGCTGGTGCGGTGTTCCTCGGCTCACATGTAACCGCAACGGTCAGCAAGGGTATCATCAACCCGGCGGCCATTGCCGACCCCAAAATTATCATGGTCGGCATGTTCTCGGCCCTGCTGGCTGCGGGGGTCTGGGTCCTTATTTCAACCCTGACGGCACTGCCAGTTTCCTCAACACATTCAATTGTCGGTGCGATTCTCGGTTTCGGCCTCGTTGCAGGTGGTCCTGATGTGGTCAACTGGCTAAAAATGGTTGGCATTGTAATGTCATGGATTATTTCACCATTCTTTGCCGCAACCATCGCCTTTGCCATCTTCACCCACATAAGGAAAACTATCCTCTTTAAAAAGGATTTTATCCATCAGGCCAAAAAATGGGCTCCAATCTGGATGGGATTGACTGTTCTGCTGATATCCCTATCATTTCTATACAAAACACCGGTAGGAAAAGGACTTGAACTGCCCTTTTTCGGATCATTAGCTTTGGCTTTTGCCATTGCCGGGGCAGTATGGTTTGCAGGAAGGCTTGCAGTTAACAAGCTGGTCGGTGACCCTGAAGAAGGCGCAGAAGCAGTAGAAAGCACATTCCGCAAACTTCAGGTCGGCACTTCCTGTTATGTTGCTCTTTCACAGGGAGCTAACGATGTAGCAAATGCCATCGGCCCTGTTGCAGCAATCTACCTTATATCCAAGGAACATGTTCTGCTTGCCAAGGCAGATGTCCCCATCAGCCTTCTGGTCATGGGCGGACTTGGAATTGCCATCGGTATTTCCCTTCTTGGGCACAAGGTAATGTCAACTGTTGGTGAAAAGATTACCGTGCTTACCAACACAAGAGGCTTTGCCGTTGACTTCGGAGCTGCTACAACAGTATTGACAGCATCCAATATGGGGCTGCCCGTATCATCAACTCACGCAGCTGTTGGTGCGGTGGTCGGAGTAGGACTCGCAAGAGGCTTCTCAGCAGTCAACTTTAAAATTCTCGGAAGAATCGTGCTTTACTGGGTGCTCACCGTTCCCATAGCCGCATTCACAAGTATAACCATTTTCAGCCTGCTTAAATGGGCTTTCATTTAG
- a CDS encoding LytTR family DNA-binding domain-containing protein, with amino-acid sequence MPSLKTLILHPDAEVRSAIREVLSGVKLVRVLGETVSADEALELHKAVGYGIIFLGFEFAEGMSGAELAQALGASKHKPGLIFIAGDETKAYEAFELGAVDYLIWPPEEERMQKTLERIARFKSHFREIPEPSDWKESGTGVETGEETLQLSLGEDEQDKFLSALKNAWDFSQTRQPEIEKLPVNQDGRMILIPYTQIIFVEAYEDYSYVHTANQKFLTSHRLKNLEERLGPHRFFRVHRKYLVNLEMVTEIASLPGSNFMLRTAGRTRIELPISRRRISKLKQILGM; translated from the coding sequence TTGCCCAGCCTGAAAACCCTGATTCTTCATCCGGACGCCGAGGTCCGTTCCGCCATCCGTGAGGTTCTCAGCGGGGTAAAGCTGGTGCGTGTCCTTGGTGAAACAGTCAGTGCTGATGAAGCTTTGGAATTGCATAAGGCTGTGGGCTACGGGATTATTTTTCTGGGTTTTGAATTTGCTGAAGGCATGAGCGGTGCCGAGTTGGCGCAGGCTCTCGGAGCCAGCAAGCATAAGCCCGGCCTGATCTTCATTGCCGGAGATGAGACCAAAGCCTACGAAGCCTTTGAGCTTGGGGCAGTTGATTACCTTATCTGGCCTCCGGAAGAAGAGCGCATGCAGAAGACGCTGGAGCGCATTGCCCGATTTAAGAGTCATTTCCGGGAGATTCCCGAACCTTCGGATTGGAAGGAGTCCGGCACCGGAGTGGAGACCGGGGAAGAGACTTTGCAGCTTTCCCTTGGTGAAGATGAGCAGGACAAATTTCTTTCCGCCCTTAAGAATGCATGGGATTTCTCCCAGACCCGTCAGCCGGAGATAGAAAAGCTTCCGGTCAACCAGGACGGGCGCATGATACTTATTCCCTACACTCAGATTATCTTTGTGGAAGCCTACGAAGATTACTCCTACGTACATACCGCCAATCAGAAATTTCTCACTTCCCACAGATTGAAAAATCTTGAGGAGCGGCTGGGGCCGCACCGCTTTTTCAGGGTCCATCGCAAATATCTGGTCAATCTGGAAATGGTCACCGAGATCGCATCCCTGCCGGGTAGTAACTTCATGCTCCGTACTGCCGGGCGTACAAGGATTGAGCTGCCCATCAGCCGCAGGCGGATCAGCAAACTCAAGCAGATTCTGGGGATGTGA
- the rd gene encoding rubredoxin, with protein sequence MKYVCTICGWVYDPAEGDPDGGIAPGTKFEDIPEDWECPVCGAGKDDFEPEE encoded by the coding sequence ATGAAATACGTATGTACTATTTGTGGATGGGTTTACGATCCTGCTGAAGGCGACCCGGACGGCGGCATCGCTCCCGGAACCAAATTCGAAGACATCCCTGAAGATTGGGAATGCCCGGTCTGCGGTGCTGGCAAGGATGATTTCGAGCCTGAAGAATAA
- a CDS encoding transcriptional repressor: MKIGQRRSKQRELILEELKGLTCHPTADELYERVRKRLPNISLGTVYRNLELMADNGVILKIETSGKNRFDGTAEPHPHIRCLQCGKVDDVMNEAPPPEISETEARGYDVKGCSIEYFGYCPECRTKVH, translated from the coding sequence ATGAAAATAGGACAAAGAAGATCAAAACAAAGAGAACTCATCCTTGAGGAACTCAAGGGGCTGACCTGCCACCCCACCGCTGATGAGTTATACGAAAGAGTACGTAAAAGACTCCCTAATATCAGCCTTGGAACTGTTTACCGCAATCTTGAATTGATGGCGGACAACGGAGTCATCCTCAAAATAGAAACAAGCGGCAAGAACAGGTTTGACGGGACTGCAGAACCGCACCCGCACATCAGGTGCTTGCAGTGCGGCAAGGTTGACGATGTCATGAACGAAGCCCCCCCCCCTGAAATCAGCGAAACTGAAGCCAGAGGGTACGATGTAAAAGGATGCTCTATTGAGTACTTCGGATATTGCCCGGAGTGCCGGACAAAAGTACATTAA
- the acs gene encoding acetate--CoA ligase — MDHKETLDSLLHEERVFRPLPQMLIEAGVNPQDLRAARELAEVDLCSYWEEAAEELDWFTKWEQVCDISDAPNYRWFSGARCNIVYNALDRHIETVNKNRLALIWEGEPGDSRQYTYYELYRAVNRFANGLRGLGVGKGDRVVLYMPQLPETVIAMLACARIGAVHSMVFSGFSARLLRERVREVNPRVVVTVDGFYRNGQVIRLKEEVDRALLDDPAEALESVVVVHRANVDVNMDSARDCWYEDLVRHERPHAPAEIMAADDPLFILHTSGTTGKPKGLVHSHGGYMVGVHRTFKWVFDLKPTDIFWCSADPGWITGHSYLVYGPLLAGTTTVMYEGHSLYPQADRLWNIVSKYGVTIFYTSPTQIRTLMRFGHRYPEQHDLSSLRILGAVGEPFNTEAWLWLYENIGKSQCPVLDTWWQTETGMIMISPMPVSVLKPGSVTRPLPGIDADVVDGEGNPVPDGKGGLLVIKKPWPAMFSDVIGDRQEVMDHYWKRIPGMFYAGDVARKDEDGYFWIQGRADDVLNISGHRIGTAEVECALTKHPQVAEAVVVGVVDKIKGQVAKAYVTLNHGFVESDELHRELKEQVRSELGPIVIVRSIEFRDELPKTSSGKIKRTELC, encoded by the coding sequence GTGGATCATAAGGAAACACTGGACAGCCTGCTGCATGAAGAAAGGGTCTTCCGCCCCTTGCCTCAGATGTTAATTGAGGCCGGGGTTAATCCGCAGGACCTGCGCGCTGCGCGGGAACTGGCGGAGGTCGATCTCTGTTCCTATTGGGAGGAAGCCGCCGAAGAGCTGGACTGGTTCACCAAGTGGGAACAGGTCTGTGATATTTCTGATGCCCCTAATTACCGCTGGTTCAGCGGTGCGCGCTGCAACATCGTCTACAACGCCCTTGACCGTCACATCGAGACTGTCAACAAAAACCGTCTGGCCCTGATCTGGGAAGGCGAACCGGGTGATTCCCGCCAATATACCTATTACGAACTTTACCGGGCAGTGAACCGTTTTGCCAATGGGCTGCGCGGGCTTGGCGTAGGAAAGGGCGACCGGGTTGTTCTGTACATGCCCCAGCTCCCTGAAACCGTCATCGCCATGTTGGCCTGTGCCCGTATCGGGGCTGTCCATTCCATGGTTTTTTCCGGATTCTCAGCCCGGCTTTTGCGTGAGCGGGTTCGGGAGGTCAATCCCCGAGTTGTGGTTACTGTGGATGGTTTTTACCGCAACGGTCAGGTTATCCGCCTCAAGGAGGAAGTTGACCGTGCCCTGCTGGATGACCCTGCGGAAGCTTTAGAGTCTGTAGTTGTGGTTCACCGGGCCAATGTGGATGTGAACATGGATTCCGCCCGCGACTGCTGGTACGAGGATCTCGTGCGTCATGAGCGTCCCCATGCCCCGGCTGAAATCATGGCTGCGGACGATCCCCTGTTCATCCTGCACACTTCTGGCACCACCGGGAAACCCAAGGGGCTGGTCCATTCCCACGGCGGTTACATGGTCGGGGTGCATCGGACTTTCAAATGGGTTTTTGATCTCAAGCCTACAGATATTTTCTGGTGTTCCGCTGATCCGGGCTGGATTACCGGGCATAGTTATCTTGTCTACGGCCCGCTTTTGGCCGGGACCACTACGGTCATGTACGAGGGGCATTCCCTCTATCCGCAGGCCGACCGCCTCTGGAATATCGTCTCCAAGTATGGGGTCACAATTTTCTACACCTCGCCCACCCAAATCAGGACCCTCATGCGTTTCGGGCACCGTTACCCGGAACAGCACGACCTTTCTTCCCTGCGTATTCTCGGCGCGGTGGGTGAACCGTTCAATACCGAAGCATGGCTTTGGCTGTATGAGAATATCGGCAAGAGCCAGTGTCCGGTATTGGATACATGGTGGCAGACCGAGACCGGAATGATCATGATCAGCCCCATGCCTGTATCCGTACTTAAGCCCGGTTCCGTAACCCGGCCCCTGCCCGGTATTGATGCCGATGTGGTGGACGGTGAAGGCAACCCTGTGCCGGATGGAAAGGGCGGGCTGCTGGTTATCAAAAAACCGTGGCCTGCCATGTTCAGCGATGTGATCGGAGATCGTCAGGAGGTTATGGATCATTACTGGAAGCGCATTCCGGGTATGTTCTATGCCGGGGATGTGGCCCGCAAGGATGAAGATGGTTATTTCTGGATTCAGGGCCGTGCCGACGATGTTCTCAATATTTCAGGCCACCGCATCGGAACCGCTGAAGTTGAATGCGCATTGACCAAGCATCCGCAGGTTGCGGAAGCCGTTGTGGTCGGGGTTGTGGACAAAATCAAGGGGCAGGTTGCCAAGGCTTATGTGACCCTCAATCATGGTTTTGTGGAATCCGATGAACTGCACCGGGAATTGAAAGAGCAGGTCCGAAGCGAGCTCGGTCCCATAGTGATCGTGCGTTCTATTGAATTTAGGGACGAGCTGCCCAAGACCTCCAGCGGGAAGATTAAGCGGACTGAATTGTGTTGA
- a CDS encoding DVU0298 family protein translates to MAVGRRIKKEVMAVLADENWENRFEELMEKYSMQNLVAPLFASLCATTVMVRWHGVTCFGKVISRMVEEDTAKARVVMRRIMWMLNEESGGCAWGVPEAMGEISAVNDLMGAEYGKILLSYSHEDEEGPENYLEFPTLLRGAVWGVARMAQDRPQIAAQATDDMIRFLSYPDPVIQGTACWALGGLKAAKSVKKLEALADNDTVIEIYKDSLLQSVTVGRLAQEALERISV, encoded by the coding sequence ATGGCTGTCGGACGTAGGATCAAAAAAGAAGTCATGGCCGTACTGGCTGATGAGAACTGGGAAAACAGGTTTGAAGAATTAATGGAAAAATATTCCATGCAAAACCTTGTGGCCCCGCTTTTCGCATCCCTTTGTGCGACCACGGTAATGGTCCGCTGGCACGGTGTAACCTGTTTCGGCAAGGTCATCTCCCGTATGGTGGAGGAAGACACAGCCAAAGCTCGCGTTGTCATGCGCAGAATCATGTGGATGCTCAATGAAGAATCAGGAGGGTGTGCCTGGGGTGTTCCCGAAGCCATGGGAGAAATCTCTGCTGTAAACGACCTTATGGGTGCCGAATATGGAAAAATTCTGCTTAGCTACAGCCATGAGGACGAAGAAGGCCCGGAAAACTACCTTGAATTCCCCACCCTGCTCCGGGGTGCGGTCTGGGGAGTTGCCCGCATGGCGCAGGACCGCCCGCAGATTGCGGCGCAGGCTACGGATGATATGATCCGTTTTCTTTCCTACCCTGACCCGGTCATACAGGGAACCGCCTGTTGGGCTCTGGGTGGCTTGAAAGCGGCCAAGTCCGTTAAAAAGCTTGAAGCTTTGGCGGATAATGATACTGTTATAGAAATTTATAAAGACTCGTTATTGCAGTCTGTAACGGTGGGAAGGCTGGCACAGGAAGCTCTGGAAAGAATTTCCGTTTAA
- the rbr gene encoding rubrerythrin: MSQLKGSRTEKNILTAFAGESQARNRYTYFASKAKKEGFVQISKVFEETANQEKEHAKRLFKLLEGGEVEVTASFPAGVIGSTVENLKEAAGGERHEWEEMYPEFAKIAEEEGFTAIAAVFRAIAVAEEFHEKRYLALAKNIEDGKVFKKDTAIIWQCQNCGYTHEGDNALHKCPACDHPQAHFQVVCENW; the protein is encoded by the coding sequence ATGTCCCAACTCAAAGGTTCCAGAACAGAAAAAAACATCCTGACCGCGTTTGCAGGCGAGTCACAGGCACGCAACCGTTACACCTACTTTGCTTCCAAAGCCAAGAAGGAAGGTTTTGTGCAGATTTCCAAAGTTTTCGAAGAAACCGCAAATCAGGAAAAAGAACACGCCAAAAGGCTGTTCAAACTCCTTGAAGGCGGCGAAGTGGAAGTTACCGCATCCTTCCCCGCAGGGGTAATCGGTTCCACCGTAGAAAACCTCAAAGAAGCAGCAGGCGGAGAAAGACATGAATGGGAAGAAATGTATCCCGAATTCGCCAAAATTGCTGAAGAAGAAGGATTCACCGCCATTGCCGCTGTTTTCCGCGCAATTGCTGTAGCCGAAGAATTTCACGAAAAAAGATATCTTGCCCTCGCCAAGAACATTGAAGACGGCAAAGTATTTAAAAAAGACACCGCTATTATCTGGCAGTGTCAGAACTGTGGATACACTCACGAAGGGGACAATGCTCTTCATAAATGCCCCGCATGTGACCATCCTCAGGCACATTTTCAAGTCGTCTGTGAGAACTGGTAG